The Candidatus Poribacteria bacterium genome includes a window with the following:
- a CDS encoding DEAD/DEAH box helicase, with protein sequence MFLLQLFLTLSYAACPFYTKVWNAREVWMIYKGLQLDRFQEEAIAAINGDTSVIVTAPTGAGKTVIAEYAVEKCLQENRRVIYTAPIKALSNQKYRDFYAEYGEKIGIVTGDVVLNPHAQVLLMTTEIFRNTIFDNIERLQDVSYVIFDEIHYINDIERGTVWEESLIFAPQHIKFVCLSATIPNIHPFAEWMQSVRDIDIEIVEELKRPVPLKHYLYFKDYGIGHTPHITPLRKISQRDTRQRKSGVPENKTLPAFPPGFIETRLMPHLRQEKRFPCLYFCFSRRGCEENAKSLAFGSQLQLLNEEQTAQILKQFDELCLQFDIAEEKKIAEFRKLVSCGIAYHHAGMLPTLKEVVERLFTSGLIQFLFTTETFAVGINMPACTVVFDSLEKFDGIGFRHLKAREYHQMSGRAGRRGIDTIGYVYAQIVPAYADVNEIEAIVSNKVEPIESQFNLSYSSILNLYQKYGDDIYDVYTMSLSNHQNRVRVAEHSKQVNRKTRKLQTLPEPECIHEGIDGSEQIKKHYRQKRNHQNKIQRLYAEMQQVRFQRRRKKKKKERTRRLETIHKEIKRLQANPAESLCNGCPHLNTCSGRHTAIRQAETQLQKVKKKTKSMKNQPQRQIAARLKVLEELGYIEAKSLLPRGSTAACIYGYELQLTQLLFSGLFEQLTEDEINCLMVAIITEPRKDGYFKPLKEERLLDALYAVNAEISRIQRLEVKHKLTEITPLLEPRLCTAMLAWSRGCDFDQLEKYANLDAGDFVRTFRLVIDQLRQIRRAMSGHTALVEKLNRCIGRINRDVVDAERQLRIGHADLDETKIASSDQPVRFELDDFDVEPESETSVAS encoded by the coding sequence ATGTTTCTATTACAATTGTTTTTAACGTTATCTTACGCTGCCTGTCCGTTTTACACGAAGGTTTGGAATGCAAGGGAGGTTTGGATGATTTACAAAGGGTTACAGCTGGATCGGTTTCAGGAGGAAGCGATCGCGGCGATTAATGGGGATACTTCAGTGATTGTCACTGCCCCGACAGGGGCTGGTAAAACCGTCATCGCTGAATATGCCGTCGAAAAGTGTCTTCAAGAGAACCGCCGTGTTATCTATACCGCCCCGATCAAAGCCCTCAGTAATCAAAAATATCGGGATTTTTACGCCGAATATGGGGAAAAAATCGGCATTGTTACAGGGGATGTGGTCTTAAATCCCCATGCCCAAGTCCTGTTGATGACGACCGAGATTTTTCGTAATACTATCTTTGATAATATTGAACGGCTACAGGATGTCTCTTACGTCATCTTTGACGAAATCCATTATATTAATGATATTGAACGTGGGACCGTCTGGGAAGAGAGTCTCATCTTCGCACCGCAACATATTAAATTCGTCTGTCTAAGTGCCACGATTCCCAACATTCATCCTTTCGCAGAGTGGATGCAAAGTGTGCGCGATATTGACATTGAGATCGTCGAAGAATTAAAACGTCCAGTTCCTTTAAAACATTACCTCTATTTTAAAGATTACGGCATTGGGCATACCCCACACATCACCCCCCTTCGAAAAATATCTCAACGCGATACGCGGCAACGAAAATCTGGGGTACCCGAAAATAAAACCCTTCCGGCATTCCCCCCAGGCTTTATAGAGACACGTCTTATGCCACATCTCCGTCAAGAGAAGCGTTTTCCGTGCCTCTATTTCTGTTTTAGTCGTAGGGGGTGTGAAGAAAACGCAAAATCATTGGCGTTCGGATCGCAGTTACAGTTGCTTAACGAAGAACAGACCGCACAGATTTTAAAGCAATTCGATGAACTCTGCCTCCAATTCGACATCGCCGAGGAAAAGAAGATTGCAGAGTTCCGTAAATTAGTGAGTTGTGGGATCGCCTATCATCACGCCGGTATGCTACCGACCCTTAAAGAGGTCGTTGAGCGGTTGTTTACCTCCGGACTGATTCAATTCCTCTTTACCACAGAAACGTTCGCTGTTGGTATTAATATGCCAGCCTGCACAGTGGTTTTTGACAGCCTCGAAAAATTTGATGGAATCGGGTTTCGACACCTCAAGGCACGGGAATATCATCAGATGTCAGGGCGCGCAGGCAGGCGCGGTATAGATACCATCGGTTATGTCTATGCACAAATTGTACCCGCATACGCTGATGTCAATGAAATTGAGGCGATTGTTTCTAATAAGGTCGAACCGATAGAGAGTCAATTCAATCTTTCCTATTCCAGTATTCTTAACCTTTACCAGAAATATGGCGATGATATTTACGATGTTTACACCATGAGTCTGAGTAATCATCAAAACCGCGTGCGGGTCGCTGAGCACAGTAAGCAGGTTAATAGAAAAACGAGAAAACTTCAAACGCTCCCTGAACCCGAGTGTATTCACGAGGGTATTGACGGAAGTGAGCAAATTAAGAAACATTATCGCCAGAAGCGAAATCATCAAAATAAAATTCAGCGTTTGTATGCAGAGATGCAGCAAGTCAGATTCCAGAGACGACGAAAAAAGAAGAAAAAGGAACGCACGAGGCGGCTGGAGACCATTCACAAAGAAATTAAACGTTTGCAAGCAAATCCCGCCGAGAGCCTGTGTAACGGATGTCCGCACTTGAACACTTGTAGTGGAAGGCATACGGCGATTCGCCAGGCAGAGACGCAACTTCAGAAAGTCAAAAAGAAAACGAAATCTATGAAAAACCAGCCACAGCGGCAGATAGCCGCTCGCCTGAAGGTGCTGGAAGAACTCGGATACATTGAAGCCAAGTCCCTTCTGCCGCGTGGAAGCACCGCTGCTTGTATCTACGGATATGAACTCCAATTAACCCAATTACTATTTAGCGGACTTTTTGAGCAGCTGACAGAGGACGAAATTAACTGTCTCATGGTAGCGATTATCACCGAACCCCGTAAAGACGGATACTTTAAACCGCTCAAAGAAGAACGTTTATTAGACGCACTTTATGCAGTTAATGCTGAAATTTCGCGCATACAACGTTTAGAGGTCAAGCATAAGTTAACAGAAATTACACCGTTGTTAGAACCTCGGCTTTGCACGGCTATGCTCGCTTGGAGTCGAGGCTGTGACTTTGACCAACTCGAAAAATATGCCAATTTAGATGCCGGCGACTTTGTCAGAACCTTTCGACTCGTCATTGATCAGCTCCGCCAAATCCGGCGTGCTATGAGTGGTCATACGGCCCTCGTTGAGAAACTCAACCGGTGTATCGGCAGGATTAACAGAGATGTTGTGGATGCGGAACGACAATTGCGAATTGGGCATGCGGATCTTGATGAAACAAAGATTGCGAGTTCCGACCAGCCCGTACGTTTTGAGCTTGATGATTTCGATGTTGAACCAGAAAGTGAAACATCGGTTGCTTCTTAG
- a CDS encoding GNAT family N-acetyltransferase — translation MANQDFDLAGALKIRPAEESDAAHLHTFCFPEKTKEQVTEELQADLESNGQIHRLVAESSGYPIGQITVSKDSSDAEVAQVGNLAVSGPFRQLGVADYLIKAAEAAAAENGAKTLEIELASTETNVIQRYKDWGFVEKPLVILQKLLDAAAQEEVEEEVEEEAIEDTAETADQVPETGGEQQELLDS, via the coding sequence ATGGCAAATCAAGACTTTGACCTGGCGGGTGCACTCAAGATACGTCCCGCTGAAGAAAGCGACGCCGCGCATTTACACACATTTTGTTTTCCTGAAAAAACCAAAGAGCAGGTTACTGAGGAACTCCAAGCCGATTTAGAATCAAACGGTCAAATCCATCGACTCGTTGCCGAGTCGAGTGGATACCCGATCGGACAGATTACCGTGAGCAAGGATTCCAGCGATGCTGAGGTAGCTCAGGTCGGAAATCTCGCCGTATCTGGACCCTTTCGGCAGTTAGGGGTCGCGGACTATCTCATAAAAGCTGCCGAGGCTGCCGCAGCAGAAAATGGCGCGAAAACCCTTGAGATTGAACTCGCCTCCACGGAAACGAATGTCATTCAGAGATATAAGGACTGGGGGTTCGTTGAAAAGCCCCTTGTTATCCTCCAGAAATTGCTTGATGCAGCAGCACAAGAAGAAGTAGAAGAAGAAGTAGAAGAAGAAGCAATAGAAGATACCGCCGAAACTGCGGATCAAGTTCCTGAGACCGGCGGCGAACAGCAGGAACTTCTTGATTCCTAA
- a CDS encoding HEAT repeat domain-containing protein, translating to MRKIWLALALALFVIGCGTQNENLAKGKELIKSDKRRKEERAVREFKLALQQPIDSAEAHYLLGYYNSQEFYEPNTTDWQEASITERGKQMFLAYQAEQRKYLERLVFETLRDDDLDVQNAALDALRRLYKQADRKRLLSQLQKAIKSGDNRDRHNAHWVLGHLGQEDPGTIVPILVKLLDHRRTETRLNAVKALGEVGSEQAIPALATLIESGSAKWKRDREEPEVRQLAVEALGKIGGAAVPELVKIVQNKGSSLRVDAIRALAVLGDEKVVEPLLEALKEQSSRDVVIPLN from the coding sequence ATGAGAAAAATCTGGCTTGCCCTTGCGCTGGCACTCTTTGTAATTGGGTGCGGCACCCAGAACGAGAATCTCGCGAAGGGGAAAGAACTGATTAAATCGGATAAACGACGCAAAGAAGAACGCGCTGTCCGAGAATTTAAACTTGCGCTCCAGCAACCCATCGATAGTGCTGAAGCACATTATCTGCTCGGATATTACAACTCGCAGGAATTTTACGAGCCGAATACCACGGATTGGCAAGAAGCGTCAATTACTGAACGCGGCAAACAGATGTTTCTCGCGTATCAGGCGGAGCAGCGGAAATACCTGGAAAGACTCGTTTTTGAGACACTGCGTGATGATGACTTGGATGTCCAAAATGCCGCGCTTGATGCGCTGAGACGGCTCTATAAGCAAGCGGATCGGAAACGACTTCTCAGCCAACTCCAAAAGGCGATTAAGTCGGGGGACAATCGCGATCGGCATAATGCACATTGGGTACTGGGGCATCTCGGTCAGGAGGATCCAGGGACGATTGTCCCGATTTTGGTGAAACTTCTGGATCATCGAAGAACGGAGACTCGCCTGAATGCCGTCAAGGCACTTGGAGAGGTTGGAAGCGAACAAGCGATTCCAGCACTTGCTACGTTGATTGAGTCGGGTTCTGCGAAATGGAAACGCGACAGAGAGGAACCTGAGGTCCGCCAACTCGCTGTAGAAGCACTCGGCAAAATCGGTGGGGCCGCTGTACCGGAGTTAGTCAAAATTGTGCAGAATAAAGGGTCATCACTGCGTGTTGACGCAATTCGAGCGTTGGCAGTCCTCGGGGACGAAAAAGTTGTGGAACCCCTTTTAGAGGCTTTAAAGGAACAGAGCAGTCGGGATGTTGTTATCCCTCTTAACTGA
- a CDS encoding cupin domain-containing protein: MDITLTNSNDTGALEFPWGAIKWLCNDQIDPEAEMTFGVVYINAGEGNPTHYHPNCEELIYVLSGECDHRLGDEVIPLRPGMMLRIPRNVKHNAVNTGWQPVTMIICYSDADRQTVFEE, translated from the coding sequence ATGGATATAACGTTAACCAACAGCAACGATACAGGTGCCCTTGAATTTCCGTGGGGCGCGATTAAGTGGCTCTGTAACGATCAGATTGATCCAGAGGCTGAGATGACATTCGGTGTCGTCTATATCAACGCCGGCGAAGGCAATCCGACCCACTATCATCCGAACTGTGAGGAACTTATCTATGTTCTCTCAGGTGAATGCGATCACAGGTTGGGAGATGAGGTTATCCCGCTCCGACCAGGGATGATGCTGCGTATTCCGCGCAATGTCAAGCACAATGCCGTCAACACCGGTTGGCAACCCGTAACGATGATTATCTGTTATTCAGATGCCGATCGGCAAACCGTCTTTGAAGAGTGA